One Prunus dulcis chromosome 7, ALMONDv2, whole genome shotgun sequence DNA segment encodes these proteins:
- the LOC117633940 gene encoding uncharacterized protein LOC117633940 — translation MDIDNENILDFDSGTQQQDSPNVKTPIECSIRVENKDENQEHTAQPTDEEPNQDSGGCDDNSQNKRKLRSVVWNHFKKQKIGDVWKAVCNNCGKKLLAGSKNETTHLRDHFKICPLRKQRDIKQSLLHPTKSNDGGVKPGSNSTALSQGYTSDNDVENEGSYTEEVENITLCK, via the exons ATGGACATTGATAATGAGAACATTTTGGACTTTGACAGTGGTACTCAACAACAAGATTCTCCAAATGTGAAGACACCAATTGAATGCTCAATAAGAGTTGAGAATAAGGATGAGAACCAAGAACACACTGCACAACCAACTGATGAAGAACCAAACCAAGATTCTGGTGGGTGTGACGATAACAGTCAAAATAAGAGAAAGTTAAGATCTGTTGTTTGgaatcattttaaaaaacaaaagattggAGATGTGTGGAAAGCAGTGTGTAATAACTGTGGGAAAAAGCTATTGGCTGGAAGCAAAAATGAAACTACGCATTTGCGTGATCATTTCAAAATATGTCCTTTGAGGAAGCAAAGAGATATAAAGCAGTCTTTGTTGCATCCTACTAAATCAAATGATGGGGGTGTCAAGCCTG GTTCAAACTCTACAGCATTGTCCCAGGGCTACACATCTGATAATGATGTTGAGAATGAG GGTTCTTACACTGAAGAAGTTGAAAATATTACTTTGTGCAAGTGA